A genomic segment from Pseudomonas sp. S09G 359 encodes:
- the folD gene encoding bifunctional methylenetetrahydrofolate dehydrogenase/methenyltetrahydrofolate cyclohydrolase FolD has product MTAQLIDGKSIAASLRQQIAKRVAERSQQGLRTPGLAVILVGSDPASQVYVSHKRKDCEEVGFISKAYDLPSETTQQALTDLIDGLNDDPGIDGILLQLPLPEHLDASKLLERIRPDKDVDGFHPYNVGRLAQRIPLLRPCTPKGIMTLLESTGVDLYGLDAVIVGASNIVGRPMAMELLLAGCTVTVTHRFTKDLAGHVGRADLVVVAAGKPGLVKGEWIKEGAIVIDVGINRQEDGKLVGDVVYETALPRAGWITPVPGGVGPMTRACLLENTLYAAETLHA; this is encoded by the coding sequence ATGACTGCACAACTTATCGACGGCAAATCAATCGCCGCCAGCCTGCGCCAGCAGATCGCCAAACGAGTCGCCGAGCGTAGCCAGCAAGGCCTGCGCACACCGGGCCTCGCGGTGATCCTGGTCGGCAGCGATCCTGCCTCTCAGGTTTATGTCTCGCACAAGCGTAAAGACTGTGAAGAGGTCGGCTTTATTTCCAAGGCCTACGACTTACCTTCCGAGACCACCCAGCAGGCCCTGACCGACCTGATCGACGGCCTCAACGATGACCCGGGCATCGACGGCATCCTGCTGCAACTGCCGCTGCCCGAGCACCTCGATGCCTCCAAGCTGCTGGAGCGCATCCGCCCGGACAAAGACGTCGACGGCTTCCACCCTTATAACGTCGGCCGCCTGGCCCAGCGCATCCCATTGCTGCGCCCGTGCACGCCCAAAGGCATCATGACCCTGCTGGAAAGCACCGGTGTCGACCTGTACGGCCTCGACGCCGTGATCGTCGGCGCTTCCAACATCGTCGGCCGCCCGATGGCCATGGAACTGCTGCTGGCCGGCTGCACCGTGACCGTCACCCACCGTTTCACCAAGGACCTCGCCGGCCACGTCGGCCGCGCTGACCTGGTGGTGGTTGCCGCCGGCAAGCCGGGGCTGGTCAAAGGTGAGTGGATCAAGGAAGGCGCCATCGTCATCGACGTGGGCATCAACCGCCAGGAAGACGGCAAGCTGGTCGGCGACGTGGTGTACGAAACCGCCCTGCCCCGTGCCGGCTGGATTACCCCGGTGCCAGGCGGTGTAGGCCCGATGACCCGCGCTTGTCTGCTGGAAAATACCCTGTACGCCGCAGAAACCCTGCACGCGTAA